The proteins below come from a single Rosa rugosa chromosome 2, drRosRugo1.1, whole genome shotgun sequence genomic window:
- the LOC133729839 gene encoding uncharacterized protein LOC133729839 has product MCESEKTYFHACVLETLAILGFLAFFLWLIFHVKSPSYTIVDITIPKSSLENGGQNGYIVYALEIKNCNTYYSIYYDTSLLTFNYGQDKVAEKTIPPFHQGTGRSRRRTVIDYMDANPKVWRAVRNSISNATAELKVTLLTRIRYNTWGSKRHHVLDLQGLLPIGKDGKLSGKKKKIKLRYASKKLRTNSLRY; this is encoded by the coding sequence ATGTGTGAAAGTGAAAAAACGTATTTCCATGCGTGTGTTCTGGAAACTTTGGCCATTCTGGGTTTTCTGGCCTTTTTCCTGTGGCTAATTTTTCACGTGAAATCCCCTAGTTATACCATTGTGGATATCACCATCCCAAAGTCTAGTTTAGAGAATGGGGGTCAGAATGGCTATATTGTATATGCCCTTGAAATTAAAAACTGTAACACATACTACAGTATTTACTATGATACCTCTCTCTTGACGTTCAATTATGGGCAGGATAAAGTTGCAGAGAAAACCATACCTCCTTTTCATCAAGGAACTGGCAGAAGCAGACGGCGTACAGTGATTGATTATATGGATGCCAATCCAAAAGTGTGGAGAGCTGTTCGTAATTCAATATCGAATGCAACTGCAGAATTGAAGGTGACTTTACTAACTAGGATTCGATACAACACATGGGGAAGCAAGAGACATCATGTGCTAGACTTGCAAGGTTTGTTACCAATAGGTAAAGACGGCAAGCTTTCtggtaagaagaagaaaatcaagcTAAGATATGCTTCCAAGAAACTGAGGACAAATAGTCTTCGATATTAG
- the LOC133729837 gene encoding probable UDP-3-O-acylglucosamine N-acyltransferase 2, mitochondrial isoform X1, whose amino-acid sequence MALQLRRLAAALGYPPQQVRALSQLGFGACYSSIASSDSSDYGVGTKPQDFQSWPNGGGSFHKSASIDPTAFVEFGAVVHSKSVVGEHVCIGSGAVIGPGVSVGQSTKIGYNVSLSNCTIGDSCIIHNGACIGQDGFGFMVDEHGNMLKKPQKWKDLIVFLPCSSLHPKMLNARIGNCVEIGANTCIDRGSWRDTVVGDHSKIDNLVQIGHNVVIGENCMLCGQVGIAGSVTVGDYVTMGGRVAVRDHVSIVSKVRLAATSFVTRDIKEPGDYGGFPAVPIREWRRQVAIHSRTSTKRNP is encoded by the exons ATGGCACTCCAGCTTAGAAGACTTGCGGCTGCATTGGGATACCCGCCACAACAAGTTCGAGCCTTGTCTCAATTGGGCTTTGGAGCTTGTTACAGTTCCATTGCTTCCTCTGACTCCTCTG ATTATGGGGTTGGAACTAAACCCCAAGATTTCCAAAGCTGGCCTAATGGAGGTGGGTCTTTTCACAAGTCTGCCAGCATTGACCCAACAGCTTTTGTGGAGTTTGGTGCTGTTGTGCATTCGAAATCCGTTGTGGGTGAACATGTTTGTATTGGTTCCGGAGCTGTTATTGGACCTGGTGTTTCAGTTGGGCAATCGACCAAAATAGG CTACAATGTTTCACTTAGTAATTGCACTATAGGAGATTCGTGTATAATCCACAATGGCGCATGCATCGGTCAAGATG GATTTGGGTTTATGGTGGATGAGCATGGGAATATGTTAAAGAAGCCTCAG AAATGGAAGGATCTTATTGTATTTCTTCCTTGTTCTTCTCTCCATCCAAAGATGCTGAATGCTAGGATAGGGAACTGTGTGGAGATTGGTGCAAATACATGCATTGACAGGGGTAG TTGGAGAGATACAGTTGTAGGAGATCATTCGAAGATTGataatttagttcag ATTGGTCATAATGTAGTTATTGGGGAGAATTGCATGCTTTGTGGTCAAGTTGGGATTGCAGGCTCAGTGAC GGTAGGAGACTATGTGACTATGGGAGGAAGGGTAGCAGTTCGTGACCATGTCTCCATTGTATCAAAG GTACGGCTTGCTGCTACTAGCTTTGTCACAAGGGACATTAAAGAACCTGGAGATTACGGTGGCTTCCCAGCT GTTCCAATCCGCGAGTGGCGAAGACAAGTTGCAATTCACAGTCGGACATCAACAAAGCGGAACCCTTAG
- the LOC133729410 gene encoding uncharacterized protein LOC133729410, which yields MTTSRRLTSRKVERFDKKITKRGAVPQKTAKRGRDYPVGPILLGFFIFVVIGSSLFQIIRSATSGGMV from the coding sequence ATGACGACATCAAGGAGGCTCACTAGTAGGAAGGTGGAGAGGTTTGACAAGAAGATTACGAAGAGAGGAGCTGTGCCTCAGAAAACAGCCAAAAGGGGGAGGGACTATCCTGTTGGCCCTATTTTGCTCGGCTTCTTTATCTTTGTGGTCATAGGATCATCTCTGTTTCAGATAATCAGGAGTGCTACAAGCGGGGGCATGGTGTAA
- the LOC133729837 gene encoding probable UDP-3-O-acylglucosamine N-acyltransferase 2, mitochondrial isoform X2, which produces MALQLRRLAAALGYPPQQVRALSQLGFGACYSSIASSDSSDYGVGTKPQDFQSWPNGGGSFHKSASIDPTAFVEFGAVVHSKSVVGEHVCIGSGAVIGPGVSVGQSTKIGYNVSLSNCTIGDSCIIHNGACIGQDGFGFMVDEHGNMLKKPQMLNARIGNCVEIGANTCIDRGSWRDTVVGDHSKIDNLVQIGHNVVIGENCMLCGQVGIAGSVTVGDYVTMGGRVAVRDHVSIVSKVRLAATSFVTRDIKEPGDYGGFPAVPIREWRRQVAIHSRTSTKRNP; this is translated from the exons ATGGCACTCCAGCTTAGAAGACTTGCGGCTGCATTGGGATACCCGCCACAACAAGTTCGAGCCTTGTCTCAATTGGGCTTTGGAGCTTGTTACAGTTCCATTGCTTCCTCTGACTCCTCTG ATTATGGGGTTGGAACTAAACCCCAAGATTTCCAAAGCTGGCCTAATGGAGGTGGGTCTTTTCACAAGTCTGCCAGCATTGACCCAACAGCTTTTGTGGAGTTTGGTGCTGTTGTGCATTCGAAATCCGTTGTGGGTGAACATGTTTGTATTGGTTCCGGAGCTGTTATTGGACCTGGTGTTTCAGTTGGGCAATCGACCAAAATAGG CTACAATGTTTCACTTAGTAATTGCACTATAGGAGATTCGTGTATAATCCACAATGGCGCATGCATCGGTCAAGATG GATTTGGGTTTATGGTGGATGAGCATGGGAATATGTTAAAGAAGCCTCAG ATGCTGAATGCTAGGATAGGGAACTGTGTGGAGATTGGTGCAAATACATGCATTGACAGGGGTAG TTGGAGAGATACAGTTGTAGGAGATCATTCGAAGATTGataatttagttcag ATTGGTCATAATGTAGTTATTGGGGAGAATTGCATGCTTTGTGGTCAAGTTGGGATTGCAGGCTCAGTGAC GGTAGGAGACTATGTGACTATGGGAGGAAGGGTAGCAGTTCGTGACCATGTCTCCATTGTATCAAAG GTACGGCTTGCTGCTACTAGCTTTGTCACAAGGGACATTAAAGAACCTGGAGATTACGGTGGCTTCCCAGCT GTTCCAATCCGCGAGTGGCGAAGACAAGTTGCAATTCACAGTCGGACATCAACAAAGCGGAACCCTTAG
- the LOC133729838 gene encoding uncharacterized protein LOC133729838, with protein sequence MAICSSLFGKMCESENKHFYLCVLEIFALLGLLALVLWLSLRPKSPCYTIVDITIPNSDIENGAQNGSIVYVLEIENSNKDSSIFYDTSVLTFYYGQDKVAEKTIPPFHQGRSKTRTVMDDIDANPQVWRAVRNSISNATAELKVTLLTKIRYKTWGIKSKRHGQDLQGALPIGKDGKLSGKKKKIKLSHASKKLRRNSLRF encoded by the coding sequence ATGGCAATCTGTTCCTCATTATTCGGGAAAATGTGCGAAAGCGAAAACAAGCATTTCTATTTGTGTGTCTTAGAAATTTTTGCCCTTTTGGGTCTTCTGGCCTTAGTTCTTTGGCTAAGTTTACGCCCAAAGTCCCCATGTTATACCATTGTGGATATCACCATTCCAAATTCTGATATAGAGAATGGGGCACAGAATGGCTCTATTGTGTATGTTCTTGAGATTGAAAACTCTAACAAAGACTCCAGTATTTTTTATGATACCTCAGTCTTGACGTTCTATTATGGGCAGGATAAAGTTGCAGAGAAAACCATACCACCTTTTCATCAAGGAAGAAGCAAAACCCGTACGGTGATGGATGATATTGATGCCAATCCACAGGTGTGGAGAGCTGTTCGCAATTCAATATCGAATGCAACTGCAGAGTTGAAGGTGACTTTGCTAACTAAGATTAGATACAAAACATGGGGAATCAAGAGTAAACGTCACGGGCAAGACTTGCAAGGTGCGTTACCAATAGGTAAAGACGGCAAGCTTTCtggtaagaagaagaaaatcaagcTAAGCCATGCTTCCAAGAAACTGAGGAGGAATAGTCTTAGATTTTGA